A single region of the Streptomyces virginiae genome encodes:
- a CDS encoding SDR family NAD(P)-dependent oxidoreductase: MTPHPQPAATRDLVVAVSPFEEPHPAVVTAAERAGALGLLDLGRDADAARRGVAELGRRLAGGARYGVRVPAGCPLGPGELPAAVDTVLLADPASHTPGQVAAWVAAAGRPRVWAEVTGAAEARTAVAAGAHALVAKGHEGGGRVGAATTFVLLQQLLDDPAVRVPVRACGGIGPHTAAAAVAGGAAGVLLDVQLALTTEGEVDLSEEVGAALRAMDGSETRLIDGHRVFARPDLPEPDGPVPTLLGARDLRTQLLPVGQDGASAARLAARYRTTGGVLQAVRAAVAGHLEAAVRARPLARPLPVAQGPMTRVSDQAAFAAAVATAGGVPYLALAVMEGPDVRRLLAETAERLGDLPWGVGLLGFAPPELRREQLAAVTEARPPYAIIAGGTPAQAAPLEAAGIRTHLHVPSPGLLERYLAEGARRFVFEGLECGGHVGPRASFPLWEEQIERLLACPEPEALDLLFAGGIHDQRSAAMAVAAAAPLADRGARVGVLMGTAYLFTEEAVTAGAVLPGFQRAAVECADTVLLHTAPGHATRCAATPYAETFEATRRRLTESGVEQRTVWEELERLNLGRLRIASKGLRRSADGGGLEPVTEEQQRGDGLFMLGQAATLRGATTTIAALHAQVTEGATALLERRARELAEAGPTAPEPAADPLDIAIVGMACAYPGAPDLAAYWAMVLAGTDAVTEVPAERWDPELYYDADPARAGERTPSRWGGFLGPVPFDALAHGIPPASLAGIEPVQLLALEISARALGDAGYGKDRAFDRSRTSVVFGAEAGTELAGAYGLRALHPAYLGELPAELDAQLPRLTEDSFPGILANVIAGRVANRLDLGGANCTVDAACASSLAALDLACRQLRDHDSDMVLCGGADVHNGINDYLMFASVRALSPGGRCRPFDAAADGIALGEGVGALVLKRLADAERDGDRVYAVIKAVGAASDGRSLGLTAPRPEGQRRALERAYARAGVTPAQVGLIEAHGTGTVVGDSTELSVLSELFTTSGAEPGSCALGSVKSQLGHTKCAAGLAGLIKAARAVHTGVRPPTLHIDTPNPAWRAQSSPFSFDSEARPWPVPAERRIAGVSAFGFGGTNYHAVLAGHVGSAEPRHGLEEWPAELFCFRGEDRRAAGRAMDRLAARLEGNDAAGRPWALRDLAAETATGPGPVHVAVVAADLDQLAVRLEQARAFTAGAGVHVREEGADPGEVAFLFPGQGSQRPRMLADLFLSFPSLRQLLDEAPPPVVSTMFPPTAFTAEGRAAQRAAVTDTRVAQPALGLAGAAAHLLLGALGVRPDCVAGHSYGELTALWAAGAYDTQSLLRLSARRAEAILAAAGADPGSMAAVSATPQEVREIAARAGCVVANHNAPRQCVISGPTAAVATAVTALREAGLTAEPLPVACAFHSTVVAGAARSLAAELTTTPVSPPHTPVWSNTTADRYPTTAEGVRSLAARQVAEPVRFVEQVEAMYAAGVRTFVEAGPGRVLSGLVGRILHGRPHTVVPLDVPGEHGLLRLVTAVAELMAAGVAVDPRALFRGRTSRLPEHAPRRPGWLVDGHLVRTADGAPVPGGLRPARRVAPATYPGGREAATQKGDRREEAVLEYLRGSRELVEAQRDVLLGFLGAGPRHGSDGVGSVSGRSPQGAERTAAAPFDPAPRSAPEETPRRAPGPGKAAPTDPAPAPQGPRTAEEVMDLVLEIVHIRTGYPRDMLDPELDLEADLSIDSIKRVEIIGALADRIGLPQDPTSGSAESAVEELSRIKTLRGIVDWITTHTPTTPEPTTTPAPTPAPTRRPTPARLSRLRVDLLPAPLADAAPETLRGLRIALVDDGQGIARTLATALEDMGAEPTILPSAEPGFDGLVDLSALRPTADPVLPDAFPALREVLTAGTPRLLLVTGPGTPGAGLHGFARGAALEFPGALVRAVDIRPKEDPERIAEQLVAELSSGGEAGTDTSASVAYTAEGTRTTRLPVPAPLPTPHTPAAPGTPHDPPPLDRDSVVLLTGGARGITARTALALARSTGCHVELLGRTPEPSAGTDAFGQAQDRVALRAALIAAGLRTPAEIEAAASRILAEREVRTTLAALRSTAASVRYHCADVTDERAVRAVVADVRARHGRLDGIVHGAGVLRDGLLRDKRPADFTAVFTTKVTGARHLAAAAAAHGDGPPPRFLVLFGSVAGVYGNRGQCDYAAANDALDGLAHTWAESFPGRVLSVDWGPWAAEAGGMVSPELERAYVRRGIPLIDPDAGTAAFLDELAYGSDVQVVLMAQEGRGDA, from the coding sequence GTGACCCCCCACCCGCAGCCCGCCGCCACCCGTGACCTGGTCGTCGCCGTCAGCCCCTTCGAGGAACCCCACCCGGCCGTCGTGACCGCCGCCGAACGCGCCGGGGCCCTCGGCCTGCTCGACCTCGGCCGGGACGCCGACGCCGCACGGCGTGGTGTGGCGGAGCTGGGCCGCCGGCTCGCGGGCGGCGCCCGGTACGGGGTGCGGGTCCCGGCCGGCTGCCCGCTCGGGCCCGGAGAGCTGCCCGCCGCCGTGGACACCGTGTTGCTCGCCGACCCCGCCTCCCACACCCCCGGGCAGGTGGCCGCCTGGGTCGCGGCGGCCGGGCGGCCCCGGGTGTGGGCCGAGGTCACCGGCGCGGCCGAGGCCCGGACGGCCGTCGCCGCCGGGGCGCACGCGCTCGTCGCCAAGGGCCACGAGGGAGGCGGCCGGGTGGGGGCGGCCACCACCTTCGTCCTCCTCCAGCAGCTCCTCGACGACCCCGCGGTCCGGGTGCCCGTGCGGGCCTGCGGCGGGATCGGCCCGCACACCGCGGCCGCGGCCGTCGCGGGCGGGGCCGCCGGGGTCCTGCTCGACGTCCAACTGGCCCTGACCACCGAGGGCGAGGTGGACCTCTCCGAGGAAGTGGGCGCCGCACTACGGGCGATGGACGGCTCCGAGACCCGGCTGATCGACGGGCACCGGGTGTTCGCCCGACCCGACCTGCCCGAACCCGACGGGCCCGTACCCACCCTGCTCGGCGCCCGCGACCTGCGGACCCAGCTGCTTCCCGTCGGGCAGGACGGCGCCTCGGCGGCCCGCCTGGCCGCGCGGTACCGGACCACGGGCGGCGTCCTCCAGGCCGTACGGGCGGCCGTCGCCGGACACCTGGAGGCCGCCGTACGGGCCCGCCCCCTGGCACGCCCCTTGCCCGTCGCGCAGGGCCCGATGACGCGGGTGAGCGACCAGGCGGCCTTCGCCGCGGCGGTGGCCACCGCGGGCGGGGTCCCGTACCTGGCGCTCGCGGTGATGGAGGGCCCCGACGTACGCCGACTGCTGGCGGAGACGGCCGAGCGGCTCGGGGACCTCCCCTGGGGCGTGGGCCTGCTCGGCTTCGCCCCGCCCGAGCTGCGGCGGGAGCAACTGGCCGCCGTGACCGAGGCCCGCCCCCCGTACGCGATCATCGCCGGCGGCACCCCGGCGCAGGCGGCCCCGCTGGAGGCCGCCGGGATCCGGACCCACCTGCACGTCCCCTCCCCCGGCCTGCTGGAGCGGTATCTGGCCGAGGGGGCACGACGGTTCGTCTTCGAGGGGCTGGAGTGCGGCGGACACGTCGGGCCGCGCGCCTCCTTCCCCCTGTGGGAGGAGCAGATCGAACGGCTCCTGGCCTGCCCCGAACCGGAGGCCCTGGACCTGCTGTTCGCGGGCGGCATCCACGACCAACGGTCCGCCGCGATGGCGGTGGCGGCCGCGGCCCCGCTGGCCGACCGGGGCGCACGCGTCGGGGTGCTGATGGGCACCGCCTATCTGTTCACCGAGGAGGCCGTCACTGCGGGCGCGGTCCTGCCGGGCTTCCAGCGCGCGGCGGTGGAGTGCGCGGACACCGTGCTGCTGCACACCGCGCCGGGACACGCCACCCGGTGCGCGGCCACCCCGTACGCCGAGACCTTCGAGGCGACCCGGCGGCGGCTCACGGAGAGCGGTGTCGAGCAGCGCACGGTGTGGGAGGAGCTGGAGCGGCTGAACCTGGGCCGGCTGCGGATCGCGAGCAAGGGCCTGCGCAGGAGCGCCGACGGGGGCGGGCTGGAGCCGGTCACCGAGGAACAGCAGCGCGGAGACGGGCTGTTCATGCTGGGTCAGGCCGCCACCCTGCGCGGGGCCACCACCACGATCGCGGCACTGCACGCGCAGGTCACCGAGGGAGCCACCGCCCTGCTGGAGCGTCGGGCCCGGGAGCTCGCCGAGGCCGGGCCGACGGCGCCGGAGCCGGCGGCCGACCCGCTGGACATCGCCATCGTCGGGATGGCCTGCGCCTATCCGGGCGCCCCCGACCTCGCCGCCTACTGGGCGATGGTCCTCGCCGGTACCGACGCCGTCACCGAGGTACCGGCCGAACGCTGGGACCCGGAGCTCTACTACGACGCCGACCCGGCCCGAGCCGGTGAGCGCACCCCCTCCCGCTGGGGCGGCTTCCTCGGTCCGGTGCCGTTCGACGCCCTCGCGCACGGCATCCCGCCCGCCTCGCTCGCCGGGATCGAGCCGGTGCAGCTGCTGGCCCTGGAGATCTCGGCGCGGGCCCTCGGGGACGCCGGCTACGGCAAGGACCGTGCCTTCGACCGCTCCCGGACCTCGGTGGTCTTCGGCGCGGAGGCCGGTACGGAGCTCGCCGGCGCCTACGGGCTGCGCGCCCTGCACCCCGCCTACCTGGGGGAACTCCCGGCCGAGTTGGACGCGCAGCTGCCGCGCCTCACCGAGGACTCCTTCCCCGGGATCCTCGCCAACGTCATCGCCGGGCGGGTGGCCAACCGGCTGGACCTGGGCGGCGCGAACTGCACGGTCGACGCCGCGTGCGCGTCCTCGCTCGCCGCACTGGACCTGGCCTGCCGCCAACTGCGCGATCACGACAGCGACATGGTGCTGTGCGGGGGCGCCGATGTGCACAACGGCATCAACGACTACCTGATGTTCGCCTCCGTCCGCGCCCTGTCCCCCGGCGGCCGCTGCCGGCCCTTCGACGCGGCCGCCGACGGGATCGCGCTCGGCGAGGGCGTGGGCGCCCTCGTCCTGAAGCGGCTCGCGGACGCGGAGCGCGACGGCGACCGCGTGTACGCCGTGATCAAGGCGGTCGGCGCCGCCAGCGACGGCCGTTCCCTCGGTCTGACCGCGCCCCGACCGGAAGGACAGCGGCGGGCCCTGGAACGCGCGTACGCCCGGGCCGGCGTCACACCCGCCCAGGTGGGCCTGATCGAGGCGCACGGCACCGGCACCGTCGTCGGGGACAGCACCGAACTCTCGGTCCTGAGCGAACTGTTCACCACGTCCGGGGCCGAGCCCGGGTCCTGCGCGCTGGGCTCCGTGAAGTCTCAGCTCGGGCACACCAAGTGCGCGGCCGGGCTGGCCGGGCTGATCAAGGCGGCCCGAGCGGTCCACACGGGCGTGCGGCCCCCGACCCTGCACATCGACACGCCCAACCCGGCCTGGCGGGCGCAGAGCAGCCCGTTCTCCTTCGACAGCGAGGCCCGGCCCTGGCCGGTGCCCGCGGAGCGGCGGATCGCCGGGGTGAGTGCCTTCGGCTTCGGCGGCACCAACTACCACGCCGTGCTCGCCGGTCACGTCGGCTCGGCGGAGCCCCGGCACGGCCTGGAGGAGTGGCCGGCGGAACTGTTCTGCTTCCGCGGAGAGGACCGGCGGGCGGCGGGTCGGGCGATGGACCGGCTGGCCGCGCGGCTGGAGGGGAACGACGCGGCCGGCCGGCCGTGGGCGCTGCGCGACCTGGCGGCGGAGACCGCCACCGGCCCGGGCCCGGTCCATGTCGCGGTCGTGGCCGCCGACCTGGACCAACTGGCGGTGCGCCTGGAACAGGCCCGCGCCTTCACCGCGGGCGCGGGGGTCCACGTACGGGAGGAGGGCGCGGACCCGGGCGAGGTGGCGTTCCTGTTCCCCGGCCAGGGCAGCCAACGCCCGCGCATGCTCGCCGACCTCTTCCTGTCCTTCCCCTCCCTGCGACAACTGCTGGACGAGGCCCCGCCGCCGGTGGTGTCGACGATGTTCCCGCCGACCGCGTTCACCGCCGAGGGTCGGGCGGCGCAGCGGGCGGCGGTCACCGACACCCGCGTGGCCCAGCCGGCCCTCGGCCTCGCGGGGGCGGCGGCGCACCTGCTGCTCGGCGCACTCGGCGTACGGCCGGACTGCGTGGCCGGCCACTCGTACGGGGAGCTCACCGCGCTCTGGGCGGCCGGGGCCTACGACACGCAGAGCCTGCTGCGGCTGAGCGCGCGCCGAGCCGAGGCGATCCTGGCGGCCGCCGGCGCCGATCCGGGATCGATGGCGGCGGTGTCGGCCACGCCGCAGGAGGTGCGGGAGATCGCGGCCCGCGCCGGATGCGTGGTGGCGAACCACAACGCGCCCCGGCAGTGTGTGATCTCGGGCCCGACAGCGGCCGTCGCCACGGCCGTGACGGCCCTCCGTGAGGCGGGCCTGACGGCCGAACCCCTCCCCGTGGCCTGCGCCTTCCACAGCACGGTGGTGGCCGGGGCGGCGCGAAGTCTCGCGGCAGAACTGACAACGACACCCGTCTCGCCACCCCACACCCCGGTCTGGTCGAACACGACGGCGGACCGGTACCCGACGACGGCCGAAGGGGTACGAAGCCTTGCCGCACGCCAGGTCGCGGAGCCGGTCCGGTTCGTGGAGCAGGTGGAGGCCATGTACGCGGCCGGTGTCCGGACCTTCGTGGAGGCGGGGCCCGGCCGGGTCCTCTCCGGTCTGGTCGGCCGGATCCTGCACGGGCGGCCGCACACGGTGGTCCCGCTGGACGTACCGGGCGAGCACGGTCTGCTCCGGCTGGTCACCGCGGTGGCGGAACTGATGGCGGCGGGGGTTGCGGTGGACCCGCGGGCCCTGTTCCGCGGCCGTACCTCCCGCCTCCCGGAGCACGCCCCGCGTCGGCCGGGCTGGCTGGTGGACGGCCACCTGGTCCGCACCGCGGACGGCGCACCGGTCCCGGGCGGCCTCCGCCCGGCCCGCCGGGTGGCTCCGGCCACGTACCCGGGCGGACGAGAAGCGGCGACGCAGAAGGGTGACCGACGCGAGGAAGCCGTACTGGAATACCTGCGCGGCTCCCGCGAGCTGGTCGAAGCCCAACGGGACGTCCTGCTCGGCTTCCTGGGCGCCGGACCCCGCCACGGTTCTGACGGGGTCGGGAGTGTGTCGGGGCGATCCCCGCAGGGCGCCGAACGCACCGCCGCCGCACCTTTTGACCCCGCGCCCCGTTCGGCGCCCGAGGAGACGCCCCGGCGCGCGCCCGGCCCCGGCAAAGCCGCCCCCACCGATCCCGCCCCCGCACCGCAGGGCCCCCGCACCGCCGAGGAGGTCATGGACCTCGTCCTGGAGATCGTCCACATCCGCACCGGCTACCCCCGGGACATGCTCGACCCCGAGCTCGACCTGGAGGCGGACCTGTCCATCGACTCCATCAAGCGGGTCGAGATCATCGGCGCCCTCGCCGACCGCATCGGACTCCCCCAGGATCCGACCAGCGGCTCCGCCGAGTCCGCGGTCGAGGAACTGTCCCGGATCAAGACCCTGCGCGGCATCGTCGACTGGATCACGACCCACACCCCCACCACACCGGAACCCACAACCACACCCGCACCCACACCCGCACCCACACGGCGGCCGACACCGGCCCGCTTGAGCCGACTCCGCGTCGACCTGCTCCCCGCGCCCTTGGCCGACGCCGCCCCCGAAACCCTGCGCGGCCTGCGCATCGCCCTGGTGGACGACGGTCAGGGCATCGCCCGCACCCTCGCGACCGCCCTGGAGGACATGGGCGCCGAGCCGACGATCCTGCCCTCGGCCGAGCCCGGCTTCGACGGCCTCGTCGACCTCTCGGCACTGCGGCCCACCGCCGATCCCGTGCTGCCGGACGCCTTCCCGGCGCTGCGGGAGGTCCTGACGGCCGGAACCCCACGGCTGCTGCTCGTCACCGGGCCCGGCACCCCCGGCGCCGGCCTGCACGGCTTCGCCCGCGGCGCGGCCCTCGAATTCCCCGGCGCGCTGGTCCGCGCCGTGGACATCCGCCCCAAGGAGGACCCGGAACGCATCGCGGAACAGCTGGTGGCGGAACTGAGCAGCGGCGGCGAAGCCGGGACCGACACCAGCGCCTCGGTCGCCTACACGGCCGAGGGCACACGCACCACCCGCCTCCCCGTACCGGCACCGCTCCCGACCCCCCACACCCCCGCCGCACCCGGCACCCCCCACGACCCCCCACCCCTGGACCGCGACTCGGTGGTCCTCCTCACCGGCGGCGCCCGCGGCATCACCGCCCGCACCGCCCTCGCGTTGGCCCGGAGCACCGGATGCCATGTGGAACTCCTCGGCCGCACCCCCGAACCGTCCGCCGGGACGGACGCGTTCGGCCAGGCCCAGGACCGCGTCGCGCTGCGTGCCGCGCTCATCGCCGCCGGGCTGCGTACGCCCGCGGAGATCGAGGCGGCGGCCTCGCGGATCCTCGCCGAGCGCGAGGTCAGGACCACCCTCGCCGCCCTGCGCAGCACGGCGGCCTCCGTCCGCTACCACTGCGCGGACGTCACCGACGAGCGGGCCGTCCGGGCCGTCGTGGCCGACGTACGGGCACGCCACGGTCGCCTGGACGGCATCGTGCACGGCGCCGGCGTGCTGCGGGACGGGCTGCTGCGCGACAAGCGACCGGCCGATTTCACCGCGGTGTTCACCACGAAGGTGACCGGGGCCCGCCACCTGGCCGCCGCGGCGGCCGCGCACGGGGACGGGCCCCCGCCCCGGTTCCTCGTCCTGTTCGGCAGCGTCGCCGGGGTGTACGGGAACCGCGGCCAGTGCGACTACGCGGCGGCCAACGACGCCCTCGACGGTCTCGCGCACACCTGGGCGGAGTCCTTCCCGGGCCGGGTGCTGTCCGTCGACTGGGGCCCGTGGGCGGCGGAGGCGGGCGGGATGGTCTCCCCCGAGCTGGAACGTGCGTACGTCCGGCGCGGGATCCCGCTGATCGATCCGGACGCGGGAACCGCCGCGTTCCTCGACGAACTGGCGTACGGGAGCGACGTACAGGTGGTTCTGATGGCGCAGGAGGGCCGGGGCGATGCCTGA
- a CDS encoding LysR family transcriptional regulator has protein sequence MTPTLAQLRYLVAVADCRSITGAAASVFVAQSALSRAVQAMERDLGVELLARRGRGVDLTPEGARVVRLARTVLNAVEAIDDIGTPHGGDARAVLSLVTTPTLALDLAADLIAAFTARHPTVDVRLRQHGSREALVEEVTQGRSELALVDLPVDKELSTHFIQEREVVLISPPGSRLPHPMPLRMLDGLPMVLPTPGTGRRTEMEAMFSCLGVRPLPTLEVDERLAWVTGVTDGRGSLIWYRDVVLRAFGSRAEIRSFTPPLLRPVGIAHARRPLGRAARAFIAQAGHKAPVREPVR, from the coding sequence ATGACCCCCACCCTCGCGCAGCTCCGCTACCTCGTCGCCGTCGCCGACTGCCGATCCATCACCGGCGCCGCCGCCTCGGTCTTCGTCGCCCAGTCCGCGCTGTCCCGGGCCGTGCAGGCCATGGAGCGCGATCTCGGCGTCGAACTCCTGGCCCGCCGGGGAAGGGGGGTGGACCTCACGCCGGAGGGGGCCCGGGTCGTCCGGCTGGCCCGGACGGTGCTCAACGCGGTGGAGGCCATCGACGACATCGGGACCCCGCACGGCGGGGACGCCCGGGCGGTCCTGAGCCTGGTCACCACCCCCACCCTCGCCCTCGACCTGGCCGCCGACCTGATCGCGGCCTTCACCGCACGGCACCCGACCGTCGACGTCCGACTCCGGCAGCACGGCAGCAGGGAGGCCCTGGTCGAGGAGGTGACCCAGGGGCGTTCGGAACTGGCCCTGGTCGACCTGCCCGTCGACAAGGAGCTCTCCACCCACTTCATCCAGGAACGGGAGGTGGTGCTGATATCGCCGCCCGGCTCCCGGCTGCCGCACCCGATGCCGCTGCGCATGCTCGACGGGCTGCCGATGGTGCTGCCCACGCCCGGGACCGGCCGGCGCACCGAGATGGAGGCCATGTTCAGCTGCCTGGGCGTACGGCCCCTCCCCACCTTGGAGGTCGACGAACGCCTCGCCTGGGTGACGGGGGTGACGGACGGTCGGGGCTCGCTCATCTGGTACCGGGACGTGGTGCTGCGGGCCTTCGGGAGCCGGGCCGAGATCCGGTCCTTCACGCCTCCGCTGCTGCGGCCGGTGGGCATCGCCCACGCCCGGCGGCCGCTCGGCCGGGCGGCCCGCGCGTTCATCGCGCAGGCCGGTCACAAGGCGCCGGTCCGGGAACCGGTGCGCTGA
- a CDS encoding putative Ig domain-containing protein, with product MPRLLTPPRAAALATAGLATLLSAFAWMATATASTPSTPSIPSTASAAAALAPEKKCTIPGGLAELSGLAMSRKHPGVFYAVNDSGNTNQVFAVDCTTATGRLLATLTLSGVGNTDWEGLALGTDANGAPAVLVGDIGDNFSGRAEITVHRFAEPDQLTNATVTPVTYRFAYADGRHDAESLLADPVTGRLYVASKLVGAAGKLYQAPLPPVTGQVNTLTEVRSGPVFATDGAFSPTGASYTLRSGGPLGTDTASVYDTAGVKLADVVLPAQSQGETVTYADCANLLVGSENDTQIWRVPLPPEATPGCGGTPTPTPTPTPTPTPTPGGLKFTDPGPQTCTFNRPCSVQLATTGAKPPVRYAVTGLPWGLTLDSASGRITGKPWGNGAFQVTATASDATGATAGTTFTLTLNWF from the coding sequence ATGCCCCGACTCCTGACACCCCCACGGGCCGCCGCCCTCGCGACCGCGGGCCTCGCCACGCTCCTGTCCGCGTTCGCCTGGATGGCCACCGCGACCGCCTCCACCCCTTCCACTCCCTCCATCCCCTCCACCGCGTCCGCCGCCGCGGCCCTCGCACCGGAGAAGAAGTGCACCATCCCCGGCGGCCTCGCCGAACTCAGCGGCCTCGCCATGAGCCGCAAACATCCCGGGGTCTTCTACGCCGTCAACGACAGCGGCAACACCAACCAGGTCTTCGCCGTCGACTGCACCACCGCCACCGGCCGGCTGCTGGCCACCCTCACCCTCTCCGGTGTCGGCAACACCGATTGGGAAGGCCTCGCGCTCGGCACCGACGCGAACGGCGCCCCGGCCGTCCTCGTCGGCGACATCGGGGACAACTTCAGCGGGCGCGCGGAGATCACCGTGCACCGGTTCGCCGAGCCCGATCAGCTCACGAACGCCACGGTCACGCCCGTGACGTACCGCTTCGCCTACGCCGACGGCAGGCACGACGCCGAGTCCCTGCTCGCCGATCCCGTGACCGGCCGCCTCTACGTCGCCAGCAAGCTCGTCGGGGCCGCCGGGAAGCTGTACCAGGCCCCGCTGCCGCCGGTGACCGGGCAGGTCAACACCCTCACCGAGGTCCGGTCCGGCCCCGTGTTCGCCACCGACGGCGCCTTCTCGCCCACGGGGGCCTCGTACACCCTGCGCAGCGGCGGCCCGCTGGGCACCGACACGGCCTCCGTGTACGACACGGCCGGGGTCAAGCTCGCGGACGTCGTACTCCCGGCCCAGTCGCAGGGGGAGACGGTGACCTACGCCGACTGCGCGAACCTGCTCGTGGGTTCGGAGAACGACACCCAGATCTGGCGGGTCCCGCTGCCGCCGGAGGCCACCCCGGGCTGCGGCGGCACGCCGACCCCGACCCCCACCCCGACCCCCACGCCGACCCCCACCCCGGGCGGGCTGAAGTTCACCGACCCCGGCCCGCAGACGTGCACGTTCAACCGGCCCTGCAGCGTCCAGCTCGCCACCACCGGGGCGAAGCCACCCGTCCGGTACGCCGTCACCGGACTGCCCTGGGGGCTGACCCTCGACAGCGCCTCCGGGCGGATCACCGGCAAGCCATGGGGCAACGGTGCCTTCCAGGTCACCGCCACCGCGAGCGATGCCACCGGAGCCACTGCGGGCACCACCTTCACCCTCACGCTCAACTGGTTCTGA
- a CDS encoding cytochrome P450 family protein: MSSPISPVPQGPAPHVIDPAGGCPHALNARLRAEHGAVAEVVLPGGVPGAVVLGHDALKEFLAHPEVAKGARHFPALHDGTIPADWPLRVFANAQGMHTADDADHRRLRGLVGKAFTIRQVERLRPRVEQLTAELLDDLGRAAAESPDGTADLYEHFALPLPMNVICELLGVDPEHRGRLHHLTNRVIIATDITPAEKMVALQELMALTGTIAAARAANPGEDLTSALIAAREDDGDRLTEVELIGTMRLMLVAGHETTLNLIVNAVRALCAHRDQLALVLDAKATWSDVVDETLRWDTPVSWFPFRYPTRDLTVDGTVIPQGTPVLAGYSAAGRDESFHGSDADRFDITRPTAARSLAFGHGAHYCTGAPLARLEATIALERLFTRFPDLDLAVPDAELPYQNSFISNNVQSLPVRL; encoded by the coding sequence GTGTCGTCCCCCATCTCACCCGTCCCGCAGGGCCCGGCCCCGCACGTGATCGACCCCGCCGGCGGCTGCCCGCACGCCCTCAACGCCCGGCTGCGCGCCGAGCACGGCGCGGTGGCGGAGGTCGTGCTCCCCGGCGGGGTCCCCGGAGCGGTCGTCCTGGGACACGACGCGCTGAAGGAGTTCCTCGCCCACCCCGAAGTCGCCAAGGGCGCGCGGCACTTCCCCGCCCTGCACGACGGCACCATCCCCGCCGACTGGCCGCTGCGCGTCTTCGCCAACGCCCAGGGCATGCACACCGCGGACGACGCCGACCACCGCCGCCTGCGCGGGCTCGTCGGCAAGGCCTTCACGATCCGCCAGGTGGAACGGCTGCGGCCGCGCGTCGAGCAGCTCACCGCCGAACTCCTCGACGACCTCGGCCGGGCCGCGGCCGAGTCCCCGGACGGGACCGCCGACCTGTACGAGCACTTCGCCCTCCCGCTCCCGATGAACGTCATCTGCGAACTGCTCGGCGTGGACCCCGAGCACCGGGGCCGGCTGCACCACCTCACCAACAGGGTGATCATCGCGACCGACATCACTCCGGCCGAGAAGATGGTCGCCCTTCAGGAACTCATGGCCCTGACCGGCACGATCGCGGCCGCCCGCGCCGCGAATCCCGGAGAGGACCTCACCAGCGCGCTGATCGCCGCCCGCGAGGACGACGGAGACCGGCTCACCGAGGTCGAACTCATCGGCACCATGCGGCTGATGCTCGTCGCGGGCCACGAGACCACCCTCAACCTCATCGTCAACGCGGTCCGCGCGCTGTGCGCCCACCGCGACCAGCTGGCCCTGGTCCTGGACGCCAAGGCCACCTGGTCGGACGTGGTGGACGAGACCCTGCGCTGGGACACCCCGGTGAGCTGGTTCCCCTTCCGCTACCCCACCCGCGACCTGACCGTCGACGGGACCGTGATCCCGCAGGGCACCCCGGTGCTTGCCGGGTACAGCGCCGCGGGCCGGGACGAGTCCTTCCACGGCTCGGACGCCGACCGCTTCGACATCACCCGCCCCACCGCCGCCCGAAGCCTCGCCTTCGGCCACGGCGCCCACTACTGCACCGGAGCCCCGCTCGCCCGCCTGGAGGCCACGATCGCCCTGGAACGGCTCTTCACCCGCTTCCCCGACCTCGACCTGGCCGTCCCGGACGCCGAACTCCCCTACCAGAACAGCTTCATCAGCAACAACGTCCAGTCCCTGCCGGTCCGTCTCTAG